The following are encoded together in the Bacillus cereus group sp. RP43 genome:
- the hisC gene encoding histidinol-phosphate transaminase, with protein MRVKEQLLTLRAYVPGKNIEEVKREYGLSKIVKLASNENPFGCSARVTEALTSLANQYALYPDGAAFELREKVAEHLGVKAEQLLFGSGLDEVIQMISRALLRNGTNVVMANPTFSQYYHHAVIEGAEVREVPLENGIHNLDAMLQQVDEKTKVVWICNPNNPTGTYVEKQKLLSFLESVPKSALVIMDEAYYEYAGAEDYPQTLPLLEKYENLMVLRTFSKAYGLAAFRIGYAIGDAKLIGQLEVARLPFNTSTIAQAVALAAIEDQQFLQECVKKNAEGLNQYYAFCKEYNVFYYPSQTNFIFLKLGIPGNEAFERLMKKGYIVRSGAAFGMHDGIRITVGLKEENDEIIELLTELVKEQVKKEETYS; from the coding sequence GTGAGAGTAAAAGAGCAATTGTTAACTTTGAGAGCATATGTACCTGGGAAAAATATTGAGGAAGTAAAAAGAGAATATGGATTGTCAAAAATTGTGAAGTTAGCATCGAATGAAAATCCGTTTGGCTGCTCTGCGCGTGTGACAGAAGCATTAACTTCGTTAGCCAATCAATATGCACTCTACCCGGACGGGGCGGCTTTTGAGCTTCGTGAGAAAGTAGCAGAGCATTTAGGTGTAAAAGCGGAACAACTTTTATTTGGTAGTGGGTTAGATGAAGTCATTCAAATGATTAGCCGCGCCTTGCTACGTAACGGAACAAATGTTGTAATGGCGAATCCTACGTTCTCACAATATTATCACCATGCTGTTATTGAAGGAGCGGAAGTTCGGGAAGTACCACTTGAAAATGGTATTCACAATTTAGATGCAATGTTACAGCAAGTAGATGAGAAAACGAAGGTTGTATGGATTTGTAATCCGAATAATCCGACAGGTACATATGTAGAAAAACAAAAATTACTTTCATTTTTAGAATCAGTTCCAAAGTCAGCGCTCGTTATTATGGACGAAGCATATTATGAATATGCTGGGGCAGAAGATTATCCGCAAACATTACCTCTTCTTGAAAAGTACGAAAATCTTATGGTGCTACGCACATTCTCAAAAGCATATGGATTAGCTGCTTTTCGTATTGGATATGCGATTGGGGATGCAAAGCTTATTGGGCAGCTAGAAGTAGCGAGACTACCATTTAACACATCAACTATCGCCCAAGCGGTAGCATTAGCGGCAATAGAGGATCAGCAGTTTTTACAAGAGTGTGTGAAGAAAAATGCCGAAGGATTAAATCAATATTATGCATTTTGTAAGGAATATAACGTATTCTACTATCCATCTCAAACGAATTTCATTTTCTTGAAACTCGGTATACCTGGTAATGAAGCTTTCGAACGATTAATGAAAAAAGGATATATCGTTCGTTCTGGTGCAGCATTTGGTATGCATGATGGTATTCGTATTACTGTTGGATTAAAAGAAGAAAATGATGAGATTATTGAATTACTTACTGAACTTGTAAAAGAACAAGTGAAGAAAGAAGAAACGTATTCTTAA